The DNA region AAAGGAATCGTTAGGAATAAAACCAAAGAAGAGACTTGAATTTCACGTACCGAAAACCTTCGACTTCTTCCAATTTGAATTGATACGTCTTAAACAAGCTTTCCCGATTGTAACAATGCTTCAATTGATCCTCAACAGCTTCGAGGAGGAGTCTTTCTTTTATCGACACGAAACTTAATGCCGTCCCTTGGTTCTTTCCTCGTGCAGTGCGCCCAGCTCTGTGGATATACGAGTTCACGTCCAAAGGGAAGTCGAAGTTAATCACATTCGACACAAATTGGAAATCTATGCCGCGCGCTACTCCAGATTCTTTGTCCCTTTTCCGCTTCCCTCTTTTAACTTTCACCACATGAGGCTGGAACGGTAATAAAATAGTTAGAGGTCTATAAATCGCGCTTCTTTTCACTATTTGACTCACTTCTTCCAACGACTTTTCATCCGACGCTATTATAATGTCGTACGTCCCGGAATTAAATTGAGTGACTGCTCTGCACCTCGAAACTGCTGGCAATTCAGAATTCAAGACACACGTGGGTATACCGAATTGTTCCAGGAATAATTTCAATTTGTAACACCTATCCACCGTATTTACAAAGATAATGGTTTTGCCCCTGTACAAAGAAATATGAATAAACTACATATCCTTGGAATTTAATTTCTTCCATTAAGGGGcgaagaaatatcgcatctgtgggaatttatttctaagtgacaaaaacacttttatctataaaaaattttcaacaaagatagagacatctttgaataatatatacatttttttttcaaatatcaaaacatcccgaaaactttaaatgcgtctttctcgaaaccacgttttccgaaacggtgtacgccgtaatttgagtaaaactctatggatttttatacaattttgcacagacgttcttaaatgtattctctatcgtccgACCGTCAAATTCCCCGAGGCGCGATATTTCTtcacctggccaaggtggtgtaaccccttaacgttTCAACATTTACCTAATCAAATTCAGTTTCAACAAAGCGTACAAAATAGCAGCCTTATCGCTTTCCTGCGCGGCGAGGCTGTAGTGCGCTAACTGAGACAGCGGAGCCAACGGAGGTTCCTCTAGTTTCAAAATTGCTGGATTATGCAGCACTAGTTTCTTAAGAGTCACAACATCCTCCGACAACGTCGCGGATGCTAAAGCCGCTTGGTACACAGTGGGCAAATAATTCAAGAGATTCTTTATCTCGTCCTCGTATCCAAATGAAAATATCTGAAATACAGAAACGATTCTGTTAGCCGTAAATTCGTCGCGTCGCGTGCAAGTCACGTACCAAGTCGGCTTCGTCGACGATTAACGTCTCAAGCGACTGTTTCAGCTTCACGTTGTTGGCTTTCAAGTGCTGTAACAATCTGCTCGGAGTGCCGACAACGATATCAGGCTTCTCCGCTAGCAGTGGTTTCTGCGCGCTTAGATCTACTTGCGGGCTGACATCAACGACTCTTACTTCTCTGCTGCACTTTATAGTGAGGCTAGCCACGACGTCGTGTATCTGTTTACACAGCTCTTTGCTCGGAGCTACAATCAGACCTTTGACTTCTTGCTTCTTTTGGTTCCGTTTATTCAACAGAATCTTCTGAATCAGCGGTATGGCGAACGCTGCGGTTTTACCGGAACCTGTACGAGCTCGGATCAAAATATCTTTCCCTTCTAACAATAATGGTATCGCTTTCTCTTGTATCAGTGTAGGTTCTAACCATCCTAACTTCGCGACAGCCTGAAATTTTAGATGTAAGTGTAAATGTACGTTGAATTAAAAGACGCGAGCTGTGGTTAATATTTTATTGGTTCGAAATTGTAACCTCTTCTACTTTAAGGAAGCTACTATTCGGTGTTTTACCTTTAAAATTCGATCATCTAATTCCAGCTCGTAGAAATTCTTTGGCTTCTCCTCGTTCTCTTCGTCTACTTCGATTTCATTCGACGTCATGTTAAATAAAGAaactgttaattaaattttgaaagCGGCACGTGTCGATCTGTCAGCAAAGGTAGAGTTGTTTACCGGGGTCGATTTGTATTCGATTGTGGCGCCAAACGCGCGCATCTTTCAAATTATCGAGCGCGTAAAAAAGGAACAATTTAAACCAAACAATTTTTGTCAGCATCAATGCTTCGTTCCTTAATATAAATCACGAGGCCAGCGATAAATGGAACAGATACTTCgtgaaattcaaatttacattatataatgtatatgtgtattaaatatttaaactaAACGCTCTCATTATCTCACCTAGGCCACGCCCAGAAGGTCCCCCAAAGCCTcatctttaaaaaatattatgattttatccgaaCACTATAGTTTTCTTTGTTTCCCGTAATTTTCACACCACACACTCGcaaatttatttgtatttttaaccgacttcaaaaggaggaggttactcaattcgtcacgtatatttcattatgtgtgatgcatcgatttcgatgattctttttttataataaatgttttttaccCGACTTCAAACGCAGGTaagtaaaaaaccgacttcaaatgtgcgctaaaaagaataaaataatattttttaagtcggtgccaaaatagaaagaaatttaaataaatttctaaaccTTTACCAATTATAGTCCTTTAGCACACTAACGTCCGGGAATTAGAGCgcgcaaaaattttaattttgcttcTATTTTGgtaccgacttaaaaaaattattttattctttttagcgcacgtttgaagtcggttttttacttttttttaaataagtttaCTATTCTTATGTATAGAGGGTGTCCGAGAATGttcgccacctgggcctttctcCTTAAATCCGTCGCTGTTACAGAAAGCTTCTTAAGCTCCTATAAAGAGAAACTCACACTCGCTGGCGCgagagaaaaataaacaaatatttgggAGATTGGTGCGCAACAGATTCGACAGTAGAGACCATTTCTAGAATATATTGCTATATACACACTTTAATAACCAAAAACAAACattacagtaataatattgttattaata from Andrena cerasifolii isolate SP2316 chromosome 10, iyAndCera1_principal, whole genome shotgun sequence includes:
- the Hlc gene encoding putative ATP-dependent RNA helicase DDX56 isoform X1, with the translated sequence MTSNEIEVDEENEEKPKNFYELELDDRILKAVAKLGWLEPTLIQEKAIPLLLEGKDILIRARTGSGKTAAFAIPLIQKILLNKRNQKKQEVKGLIVAPSKELCKQIHDVVASLTIKCSREVRVVDVSPQVDLSAQKPLLAEKPDIVVGTPSRLLQHLKANNVKLKQSLETLIVDEADLIFSFGYEDEIKNLLNYLPTVYQAALASATLSEDVVTLKKLVLHNPAILKLEEPPLAPLSQLAHYSLAAQESDKAAILYALLKLNLIRGKTIIFVNTVDRCYKLKLFLEQFGIPTCVLNSELPAVSRCRAVTQFNSGTYDIIIASDEKSLEEVSQIVKRSAIYRPLTILLPFQPHVVKVKRGKRKRDKESGVARGIDFQFVSNVINFDFPLDVNSYIHRAGRTARGKNQGTALSFVSIKERLLLEAVEDQLKHCYNRESLFKTYQFKLEEVEGFRYRAKDAWKAVTRIAVREARLKEIKQEVLNCAKLKSYFEDNPRDLQSLRQDKALHTVKLQPHLKDVPDYIVPPTLRRLIGVGKRKRKFDREAAGSRSTATQSKHQARASNPLISLQIKKSK
- the Hlc gene encoding putative ATP-dependent RNA helicase DDX56 isoform X2 translates to MTSNEIEVDEENEEKPKNFYELELDDRILKAVAKLGWLEPTLIQEKAIPLLLEGKDILIRARTGSGKTAAFAIPLIQKILLNKRNQKKQEVKGLIVAPSKELCKQIHDVVASLTIKCSREVRVVDVSPQVDLSAQKPLLAEKPDIVVGTPSRLLQHLKANNVKLKQSLETLIVDEADLIFSFGYEDEIKNLLNYLPTVYQAALASATLSEDVVTLKKLVLHNPAILKLEEPPLAPLSQLAHYSLAAQESDKAAILYALLKLNLIRGKTIIFVNTVDRCYKLKLFLEQFGIPTCVLNSELPAVSRCRAVTQFNSGTYDIIIASDEKSLEEPHVVKVKRGKRKRDKESGVARGIDFQFVSNVINFDFPLDVNSYIHRAGRTARGKNQGTALSFVSIKERLLLEAVEDQLKHCYNRESLFKTYQFKLEEVEGFRYRAKDAWKAVTRIAVREARLKEIKQEVLNCAKLKSYFEDNPRDLQSLRQDKALHTVKLQPHLKDVPDYIVPPTLRRLIGVGKRKRKFDREAAGSRSTATQSKHQARASNPLISLQIKKSK